One window from the genome of Nicotiana sylvestris chromosome 9, ASM39365v2, whole genome shotgun sequence encodes:
- the LOC104231819 gene encoding 26S proteasome non-ATPase regulatory subunit 4 homolog isoform X2 produces MVLEATMICIDNSEWMRNGDYPRNRFEAQTDAVSLFCGSKTQSNPENTVGVLTMAGKGVRVLVTPTSDLGKMLACTHGLDIGGELNLAAGIQVAQLALKHRQNKKQQQRIIVFAGSPVKQDKKVLEMIGRKLKKNSVALDVISFGEEDEGKTEKLEALVAAVNNNDSSRIIHIPPGPTALSDVLISTPIFTGDGEGGSGFAAAAAAAAAGGGSGYDFGVDPNLDPELALALRVSMEEERARQEAAAKKAAEESAQEKGEMQSTSQDITMTENVGARTSETENKAVDLMDDENALLQQALAMSMDDSSSNITTRDTDMSEAASEDQDLALALQLSVQDNTKDDSDQTDVTKLLADQSFVSSILASLPGVDPNDPSVKDLLASMQGQSEQKDEDKEQKEDKK; encoded by the exons ATGGTTCTCGAG GCAACAATGATCTGTATCGACAATTCTGAGTGGATGCGGAATGGAGATTATCCGCGCAATCGATTCGAAGCTCAAACTGACGCAGTTAGCTTATTTTGTGGTTCCAAAACCCAG TCTAATCCCGAGAATACAGTTGGAGTATTGACCATGGCTGGCAAAGGAGTTCGTGTATTGGTTACTCCTACCAGCGACCTAGGAAAAATGTTAGCTTGCACGCACG GATTAGATATCGGTGGTGAATTGAATTTGGCTGCTGGAATCCAGGTGGCACAGTTGGCTCTGAAGCATCGGCAAAACAAAAAGCAACAGCAGAGGATCATTGTTTTTGCTGGCAG TCCTGTTAAACAGGACAAGAAGGTCTTGGAGATGATTGGAAGAAAGTTGAAGAAGAATAGTGTAGCTCTTGATGTTATTAGTTTTGGTGAAGAAGATGAGGGGAAGACTGAGAAGCTTGAGGCATTAGTTGCTGCAGTAAACAACAATGATAGCAGTCGCATCATCCATATTCCTCCTGGACCTACTGCTCTTTCTGATGTGCTAATAAG TACTCCTATCTTTACTGGAGATGGTGAGGGTGGAAGTGGATTTGCTGCAGCCGCTGCTGCGGCTGCTGCTGGTGGAGGGTCTGGCTATGATTTTGGTGTAGATCCTAATTTGGATCCTGAACTTGCTCTGGCACTTCGAGTTTCAATGGAGGAGGAACGGGCTAGGCAAGAAGCAGCAGCAAAGAAAGCTGCAGAAGAATCTGCacaagaaaaaggagaaatgcagTCAACTTCTCAGGATATTACAATGACTGAAAATGTCGGTGCCAGAACATCTGAAACTGAAAACAAGGCAGTTGACCTAATG GATGATGAGAATGCACTGTTACAGCAAGCACTTGCAATGTCGATGGATGATTCTTCCTCTAACATTACTACAAGAGACACGGACATGTCAGAAGCAGCTTCTGAAGATCAAGACTTAGCACTAG CTCTTCAATTGTCAGTGCAGGACAATACAAAAGATGATTCAGACCAGACAGATGTGACTAAACTGTTGGCGGACCAATCATTCGTGTCATCAATTCTTGCTTCA CTTCCAGGTGTTGATCCAAATGATCCTTCAGTTAAAGATTTACTTGCTTCCATGCAAGGCCAGTCTGAG CAGAAGGATGAGGACAAGGAACAGAAAGAGGACAAAAAGTGA
- the LOC104231819 gene encoding 26S proteasome non-ATPase regulatory subunit 4 homolog isoform X1 encodes MVLEATMICIDNSEWMRNGDYPRNRFEAQTDAVSLFCGSKTQSNPENTVGVLTMAGKGVRVLVTPTSDLGKMLACTHGLDIGGELNLAAGIQVAQLALKHRQNKKQQQRIIVFAGSPVKQDKKVLEMIGRKLKKNSVALDVISFGEEDEGKTEKLEALVAAVNNNDSSRIIHIPPGPTALSDVLISTPIFTGDGEGGSGFAAAAAAAAAGGGSGYDFGVDPNLDPELALALRVSMEEERARQEAAAKKAAEESAQEKGEMQSTSQDITMTENVGARTSETENKAVDLMDDENALLQQALAMSMDDSSSNITTRDTDMSEAASEDQDLALALQLSVQDNTKDDSDQTDVTKLLADQSFVSSILASLPGVDPNDPSVKDLLASMQGQSEDSISCMSISSQQKDEDKEQKEDKK; translated from the exons ATGGTTCTCGAG GCAACAATGATCTGTATCGACAATTCTGAGTGGATGCGGAATGGAGATTATCCGCGCAATCGATTCGAAGCTCAAACTGACGCAGTTAGCTTATTTTGTGGTTCCAAAACCCAG TCTAATCCCGAGAATACAGTTGGAGTATTGACCATGGCTGGCAAAGGAGTTCGTGTATTGGTTACTCCTACCAGCGACCTAGGAAAAATGTTAGCTTGCACGCACG GATTAGATATCGGTGGTGAATTGAATTTGGCTGCTGGAATCCAGGTGGCACAGTTGGCTCTGAAGCATCGGCAAAACAAAAAGCAACAGCAGAGGATCATTGTTTTTGCTGGCAG TCCTGTTAAACAGGACAAGAAGGTCTTGGAGATGATTGGAAGAAAGTTGAAGAAGAATAGTGTAGCTCTTGATGTTATTAGTTTTGGTGAAGAAGATGAGGGGAAGACTGAGAAGCTTGAGGCATTAGTTGCTGCAGTAAACAACAATGATAGCAGTCGCATCATCCATATTCCTCCTGGACCTACTGCTCTTTCTGATGTGCTAATAAG TACTCCTATCTTTACTGGAGATGGTGAGGGTGGAAGTGGATTTGCTGCAGCCGCTGCTGCGGCTGCTGCTGGTGGAGGGTCTGGCTATGATTTTGGTGTAGATCCTAATTTGGATCCTGAACTTGCTCTGGCACTTCGAGTTTCAATGGAGGAGGAACGGGCTAGGCAAGAAGCAGCAGCAAAGAAAGCTGCAGAAGAATCTGCacaagaaaaaggagaaatgcagTCAACTTCTCAGGATATTACAATGACTGAAAATGTCGGTGCCAGAACATCTGAAACTGAAAACAAGGCAGTTGACCTAATG GATGATGAGAATGCACTGTTACAGCAAGCACTTGCAATGTCGATGGATGATTCTTCCTCTAACATTACTACAAGAGACACGGACATGTCAGAAGCAGCTTCTGAAGATCAAGACTTAGCACTAG CTCTTCAATTGTCAGTGCAGGACAATACAAAAGATGATTCAGACCAGACAGATGTGACTAAACTGTTGGCGGACCAATCATTCGTGTCATCAATTCTTGCTTCA CTTCCAGGTGTTGATCCAAATGATCCTTCAGTTAAAGATTTACTTGCTTCCATGCAAGGCCAGTCTGAG gATTCCATCTCATGTATGTCTATTTCATCACAGCAGAAGGATGAGGACAAGGAACAGAAAGAGGACAAAAAGTGA
- the LOC104231819 gene encoding 26S proteasome non-ATPase regulatory subunit 4 homolog isoform X3, protein MVLEATMICIDNSEWMRNGDYPRNRFEAQTDAVSLFCGSKTQSNPENTVGVLTMAGKGVRVLVTPTSDLGKMLACTHGLDIGGELNLAAGIQVAQLALKHRQNKKQQQRIIVFAGSPVKQDKKVLEMIGRKLKKNSVALDVISFGEEDEGKTEKLEALVAAVNNNDSSRIIHIPPGPTALSDVLISTPIFTGDGEGGSGFAAAAAAAAAGGGSGYDFGVDPNLDPELALALRVSMEEERARQEAAAKKAAEESAQEKGEMQSTSQDITMTENVGARTSETENKAVDLMDDENALLQQALAMSMDDSSSNITTRDTDMSEAASEDQDLALALQLSVQDNTKDDSDQTDVTKLLADQSFVSSILASLPGVDPNDPSVKDLLASMQGQSEKDEDKEQKEDKK, encoded by the exons ATGGTTCTCGAG GCAACAATGATCTGTATCGACAATTCTGAGTGGATGCGGAATGGAGATTATCCGCGCAATCGATTCGAAGCTCAAACTGACGCAGTTAGCTTATTTTGTGGTTCCAAAACCCAG TCTAATCCCGAGAATACAGTTGGAGTATTGACCATGGCTGGCAAAGGAGTTCGTGTATTGGTTACTCCTACCAGCGACCTAGGAAAAATGTTAGCTTGCACGCACG GATTAGATATCGGTGGTGAATTGAATTTGGCTGCTGGAATCCAGGTGGCACAGTTGGCTCTGAAGCATCGGCAAAACAAAAAGCAACAGCAGAGGATCATTGTTTTTGCTGGCAG TCCTGTTAAACAGGACAAGAAGGTCTTGGAGATGATTGGAAGAAAGTTGAAGAAGAATAGTGTAGCTCTTGATGTTATTAGTTTTGGTGAAGAAGATGAGGGGAAGACTGAGAAGCTTGAGGCATTAGTTGCTGCAGTAAACAACAATGATAGCAGTCGCATCATCCATATTCCTCCTGGACCTACTGCTCTTTCTGATGTGCTAATAAG TACTCCTATCTTTACTGGAGATGGTGAGGGTGGAAGTGGATTTGCTGCAGCCGCTGCTGCGGCTGCTGCTGGTGGAGGGTCTGGCTATGATTTTGGTGTAGATCCTAATTTGGATCCTGAACTTGCTCTGGCACTTCGAGTTTCAATGGAGGAGGAACGGGCTAGGCAAGAAGCAGCAGCAAAGAAAGCTGCAGAAGAATCTGCacaagaaaaaggagaaatgcagTCAACTTCTCAGGATATTACAATGACTGAAAATGTCGGTGCCAGAACATCTGAAACTGAAAACAAGGCAGTTGACCTAATG GATGATGAGAATGCACTGTTACAGCAAGCACTTGCAATGTCGATGGATGATTCTTCCTCTAACATTACTACAAGAGACACGGACATGTCAGAAGCAGCTTCTGAAGATCAAGACTTAGCACTAG CTCTTCAATTGTCAGTGCAGGACAATACAAAAGATGATTCAGACCAGACAGATGTGACTAAACTGTTGGCGGACCAATCATTCGTGTCATCAATTCTTGCTTCA CTTCCAGGTGTTGATCCAAATGATCCTTCAGTTAAAGATTTACTTGCTTCCATGCAAGGCCAGTCTGAG AAGGATGAGGACAAGGAACAGAAAGAGGACAAAAAGTGA